The Spiribacter roseus genome includes the window TTGAGGCTGTCGATCAGATCCGGTGCCGTGTCGAGCATTGTCCCGTCCAGGTCCAGCAGCACGCCATGAGCGCGCTCCCCGGTGGCGGCCGTCATGGCGCCTCCGGGCGGTGGCAGTGGGCGAGGTAGTTGACCGAGGTGTCGCCGCCCGGCGTGTACTCGCGGCTGATCGGGTGGTAGTGCAGGCCGGTCAGATCGCGCAGCTGCAGCCCGGCCTGGCGCCCCCAGCGGCCGAGCTCGGCCGGGCGGATGAACGCGCTGGCATCATGGGTGCCCCGCGGCAGCAGGCCGAGGACCCGTTCCGCCGCCACCACCGCCAGCAGCCAGGCCCGGGTATTGCGGTTGATCGTCGAGAAGAACACCGACCCGCCGGGGCGCACCAGCCGGGCGCAGGCCCGGACGATGGCGGCCGGGTCGGGGACGTGCTCGAGCAGCTCGAGACAGATCACCCGGTCGAATTCGCCGGGCTGGGCCTCGGCGAGGGACTCGGCCGCCATGCAGCGGTACTCGATGTTCGGGAACTGCCCGCGGGCGTGACGCGTTGCCACCTCGAGGCTGTCGGCGGCCAGGTCGATACCCACCACCGACTGCGCGCCGCGTGCCGCCAGCCCCTCGCTCAGCAGTCCCCCGCCGCAGCCCACATCCGCAACCCGCTGGCCGCGGATCGGCCCGCTGTGACGCTCGATATAGTCAAGCCGCAGCGGGTTGATGGCATGCAGCGGGGCGAAGGGGCCTTCCGGGTCCCACCAGGCGTCCGCGGCGTCGTCGAATTTGGCGATTTCATCCGCGTCCGCGTTGTGCTCGCGCATGGGGCCTGTCCGTTCGTGGTCCGCTAAAATAATGCTGTCATGGTAGCACGGCAGCGCCTGTCGGCGCCGGATATGGGATACTGCCGGCTTTACCCGCAATGCAGGAGTCATCGCCATGAAAGCCCTTCCCC containing:
- the ubiG gene encoding bifunctional 2-polyprenyl-6-hydroxyphenol methylase/3-demethylubiquinol 3-O-methyltransferase UbiG, which gives rise to MREHNADADEIAKFDDAADAWWDPEGPFAPLHAINPLRLDYIERHSGPIRGQRVADVGCGGGLLSEGLAARGAQSVVGIDLAADSLEVATRHARGQFPNIEYRCMAAESLAEAQPGEFDRVICLELLEHVPDPAAIVRACARLVRPGGSVFFSTINRNTRAWLLAVVAAERVLGLLPRGTHDASAFIRPAELGRWGRQAGLQLRDLTGLHYHPISREYTPGGDTSVNYLAHCHRPEAP